CCCAGGTTGCCCTCCAGCATGTGGATGCCGCCGTCGGCCGAGAACGGCTCGGCGACGGGGCGCAGCACGTCGAGGTCGGCGCTGCCGGAGGTGACCTCCTCCCACACCAGCGCGCCCTCCTTCAGCGAGGGTGCCGACCGGTAGTGGTCGAGACCGCGGCCTGCGATCGTCAGCACGTCGCCGTGCAGCAGGCCGTTGTCCAGCAGGTCGCCGATCAGCACCTGCATGCCGCCGGCGTCGCGGAAGTGGTTCACGTCCGCCTGGCCGTTGGGGTACATCTTCGTCAGCGAGGGCACGACTTTCGACAGCTCGGCCAGGTCGTCCCAGGTCAGCACGATGCCCGCGGCGGCCGCGATGGCGACCAGGTGCAGGGTGTGGTTGGTGGAGCCGCCGGTGGCCAGCAGCGCGACGCAGGCGTTGACGATCGCCTTCTCGTCGACGACCTCTCCGACGGGGGCGTACTCGGCGCCGTGCGCGGTGATCTCGACCGCCCGCGCGCCCGCCGCCTCGGTGAGGGCGTGGCGCAGCTCGGTGTGCGGGTTGACGAAGGTGGCGCCCGGCAGGTGCAGGCCCATCACCTCGATCATCACCTGGTTGGAGTTGGCGGTGCCGTAGAAGGTGCAGGTGCCGGGGGAGTGGTAGGACTTCGACTCGGCGTCGAGCAGCTCGTCCCTTCCGACCTTGCCTTCGGCGAACAGCTGGCGGGTGCGGGCCTTGACCTTGTTCGGCAGCCCCGAGGTCATCGGGCCGGCGGGCACGAACACCGCGGGCAGGTGCCCGAAGTGCAGCGCGCCGATCAGCAGCCCGGGCACGATCTTGTCGCAGACGCCGAGCATGAGGGAGGAGTCGAACATGTCGTGCGAGAGCGCGATCGCGGTCGACATGGCGATGACGTCACGGCTGTAGAGCGACAGCTCCATGCCCGCGCGGCCCTGCGTGATGCCGTCGCACATGGCGGGCACGCCGCCGGCGACCTGCGCGACGCCGCCCGCCTTCCGCACGGCCGTCTTGAGCTCGCCCGGGTAGGTCTCGTACGGCTGGTGCGCGCTCAGCATGTCGTTGTAGCTGGTCACGATCGCCACGCCGGGCTT
This window of the Nonomuraea africana genome carries:
- the edd gene encoding phosphogluconate dehydratase — its product is MNPTIQQVTERVAARSRASRTVYLERIRREGALARERGPARAHLGCANLAHGFAAASAEDKPLLRGTAKPGVAIVTSYNDMLSAHQPYETYPGELKTAVRKAGGVAQVAGGVPAMCDGITQGRAGMELSLYSRDVIAMSTAIALSHDMFDSSLMLGVCDKIVPGLLIGALHFGHLPAVFVPAGPMTSGLPNKVKARTRQLFAEGKVGRDELLDAESKSYHSPGTCTFYGTANSNQVMIEVMGLHLPGATFVNPHTELRHALTEAAGARAVEITAHGAEYAPVGEVVDEKAIVNACVALLATGGSTNHTLHLVAIAAAAGIVLTWDDLAELSKVVPSLTKMYPNGQADVNHFRDAGGMQVLIGDLLDNGLLHGDVLTIAGRGLDHYRSAPSLKEGALVWEEVTSGSADLDVLRPVAEPFSADGGIHMLEGNLGCAVSKVSAVKPEHLVVEAPAKVFDDQLQLLRAFEAGELDGQDFVAVIRYQGPSANGMPELHKLTPPMAVLLDRGQRVAIVTDGRMSGASGKVPAAIHLSPEAADGGPIALVREGDLIRLDSAAGTLDVLADLSGRTPEGRALSDAEWVGTGRELFSAFRRMAGHAEHGASVFGVNGAESPTHGPGLGFAAPAGFAHSEVAE